The following proteins are encoded in a genomic region of Gouania willdenowi chromosome 6, fGouWil2.1, whole genome shotgun sequence:
- the ddb2 gene encoding DNA damage-binding protein 2 has translation MKTKLSKSSGSESKVKVKRKPQHDGSTIMSGTHHRRRKEGETSTKGAALKCVGSQRTRRGVHGSILHYIYQNTLGQGVHSQLRQCLQEPFIRSLSSYHFHGATSPFDRRITCLEWHPTHPSTLAAASKGGDVYLWDFEQPTKNTFIQGNGAGDSIGGMKFSPTDSSRVYLASGQGTLTLQSFEGHPPTTLSRTQDCRHDHHDVCFWYCCLDVSVSRQMLVTGDNTGQLVLLSVDGQTIFNAKLHKAKVTHAEFNTRCDWLLATASVDHTVKLWDLRNIKDKKSFLHEMPHERAVNSACFNPSDCSKLLTTDQHDQIRVYGSSDWSKPQCVIQHPHRQFQHLTPIKATWHPVYDLIVAGRYPDARVATGDQRSIDIFDSNTTELVYQLYDSTAAGIKSTNKFSPMGDVLASGMGVTLLVWDRNESFANNRHKVQEEKSENTGRSQRMNQQRSTRDRRGPAMDAKLKKKLASLEETGTKTKSVSVKQKEAQKRKK, from the exons ATGAAAACCAAACTCTCCAAGTCGTCTGGATCAGAGTCAAAGGTTAAAGTGAAGAGGAAACCTCAGCATGACGGATCCACCATAATGTCTGGAACACATCATAGACGGAGGAAAGAAGGAGAGACCTCCACAAAAG GAGCTGCTCTGAAGTGTGTGGGGTCACAGAGGACCAGGAGAGGTGTTCATGGAAGCATCCTGCACTACATTTACCAGAACACTCTGGGACAAGGCGTGCACTCACAGTTAAGACAG TGTCTTCAGGAGCCTTTTATTCGCTCTCTATCGTCGTATCATTTCCATGGAGCCACCAGTCCATTTGACCGCAGGATCACCTGCTTGGAGTGGCATCCCACTCATCCCAGCACGCTAGCTGCAGCGTCCAAGGGAGGAGACGTTTATTTGTGGGACTTTGAGCAGCCAACAAAGAACACCTTTATTCAGGGG aACGGTGCGGGGGACTCCATTGGAGGGATGAAGTTCAGCCCCACAGACTCTTCCAGGGTCTACCTAGCCTCTGGTCAGGGCACGCTGACCCTGCAGAGCTTTGAGGGACACCCCCCCACCACGCTTTCCAGAACTCAGGACTGTAGACATGATCACCATGATGTCTG TTTTTGGTACTGCTGTCTGGATGTGTCTGTGAGCCGACAGATGCTTGTGACCGGAGACAACACTGGACAACTTGTACTTCTGAGTGTTGATGGACAAACG ATTTTTAATGCGAAGTTACACAAAGCCAAAGTAACCCACGCTGAGTTTAACACCCGATGTGATTGGCTGCTGGCAACGGCTTCTGTCGACCACACGGTGAAGCTTTGGGACCTGAGGAACATCAAAGACAAGAAGAGTTTCCTCCATGAAATGCCACATGAGAGAGCGGTCAACTCTG CCTGTTTCAACCCATCAGACTGCTCCAAGTTACTCACCACAGATCAACACGACCAGATACGAGTCTACGGCTCCTCTGATTGGTCCAAACCACAGTGCGTTATCCAGCATCCACACAGGCAGTTTCAACACCTCACACCaatcaag GCCACATGGCATCCAGTGTACGACCTGATAGTGGCCGGGCGATACCCTGATGCCCGTGTTGCCACCGGTGACCAGAGGTCCATCGACATCTTTGACTCCAACACTACAGAGCTGGTGTATCAGCTGTACGACTCCACAGCCGCAGGCATCAAATCT ACCAACAAATTCAGTCCAATGGGTGATGTGCTAGCATCTGGGATGG GGGTCACCCTGCTGGTTTGGGATCGAAATGAGTCATTCGCCAACAATCGGCACAAAGTGCAAGAGGAAAAGTCTGAAAACACTGGGAGAAGCCAGAGAATGAACCAGCAGCGTTCAACCAGGGACCGAAGGGGCCCAGCAATGGATGCAAAGCTCAAGAAAAAATTAGCTTCCCTGGAAGAAACAGGGACCAAAACCAAATCTGTGAGTGTTAAACAGAAAGAAGCCCAGAAGaggaaaaaatga
- the kbtbd4 gene encoding kelch repeat and BTB domain-containing protein 4 isoform X3: MESSEDSGLSVEGSVGEENYFLGYTFTDRSHSSRVVKSIMDLCLEDGLFADVTVIVETKEFHLHRLVLSAQSSFFRSMFTSNLKESHNRSIELKDVSAAVFQLLVDYIYHGTIKLRVEDLQDTYEMADMYQLTALFEECSRFLSRTVEVKNCLQVMWLADRHSDQELYTAGKHCAKIHLAQLHHTEEFLNLPLCLLLDIIKDGVPSSQNPKVAIESWINHNKVEREEFSSILQENLKEIGENVHIYLIGKEETRTHSLAVSLHCDEDDAVSVSGQNSLCHQITAACKHGGDLYVVGGSIPRRMWKCNMHTMDWERCAPLPRDRLHHTMVSVASEDAIYSLGGKTLQDTLSNAVIYYTVKDNMWTETSPLDTAVSGAAGVNLGGTIYLLGGEENDMDFFTKPSRLIQCFDTSSQKCQIKAYMLPFAGCMHAAVHMDVIFIVAEGDSLVCYNPLLESFTRLRFPEVWSCVPSLWKVASCNGCIYVFRDKCKKGDANTLKFNPATSVVSVIKGIKILLTNWQFVLA, encoded by the exons ATGGAGTCCAGTGAGGATTCTGGCCTCAGCGTGGAGGGTTCTGTGGGAGAAGAAAACTACTTCCTGGGATACACTTTCACCGATCGCTCCCACTCCAGCCGAGTGGTGAAGAGCATCATGGACCTGTGCCTGGAGGACGGTTTGTTCGCTGACGTCACCGTTATCGTGGAGACCAAAGAGTTCCACCTGCACCGCCTGGTTCTCTCTGCACAGAGCAGCTTCTTCCGCTCCATGTTCACCTCCAACCTCAAAGAGTCCCATAACCGATCCATTGAGCTGAAGGACGTCAGCGCTGCCGTGTTCCAGCTGCTGGTCGACTACATCTACCACGGAACCATCAAACTGAGGGTGGAGGACCTGCAGGACACGTACGAGATGGCCGACATGTACCAGCTGACGGCTCTGTTTGAAGAATGCTCCCGTTTCCTGTCCCGCACAGTGGAAGTGAAGAACTGTCTGCAG GTGATGTGGCTTGCAGACAGACACAGTGACCAGGAGCTGTACACGGCTGGTAAACACTGTGCTAAAATCCACCTGGctcagctgcaccacactgaagaGTTTCTCAATCTGCCGCTCTGTTTGCTCCTGGACATCATTAAAG ACGGCGTTCCAAGCTCCCAGAACCCAAAAGTAGCCATCGAGTCGTGGATAAACCACAACAAGGTGGAGAGAGAGGAGTTTTCTTCAATCCTCCAAGAAAATCTCAAG GAGATTGGTGAGAATGTGCACATCTATCTGATCGGTAAGGAGGAGACGAGGACTCACTCGTTGGCTGTGTCGCTGCATTGCGACGAGGACGACGCGGTTAGCGTTAGCGGCCAGAACAGTTTATGCCATCAGATTACCGCTGCCTGTAAACACGGAGGCGACCTGTACGTGGTGGGCGGGTCCATCCCTCGCCGCATGTGGAAGTGTAACATGCACACTATGGACTGGGAGCGCTGTGCCCCCCTGCCCAGAGACCGCCTCCACCACACCATGGTTTCAGTTGCCTCTGAGGATGCCATCTACTCCCTGGGAGGCAAAACGTTGCAGGACACTCTGTCCAACGCCGTCATCTACTACACGGTGAAGGACAACATGTGGACGGAGACCAGCCCACTGGACACTGCAGTGTCGGGGGCTGCTGGGGTCAACCTGGGGGGGACCATCTACCTGCTGGGGGGGGAGGAGAACGACATGGACTTTTTTACCAAGCCTTCGCGTCTCATCCAGTGCTTCGACACCTCCTCACAAAAGTGCCAGATCAAAGCATACATGCTGCCGTTTGCGGGCTGCATGCACGCCGCGGTGCACATGGATGTGATCTTCATCGTTGCAGAGGGAGACTCTCTGGTGTGCTACAACCCTCTGTTGGAGAGCTTCACACGCCTGCGCTTCCCCGAGGTGTGGAGCTGCGTTCCCTCCCTGTGGAAGGTTGCTAGCTGCAACGGCTGCATTTACGTCTTCAGGGACAAATGTAAGAAAGGAGACGCCAACACGTTGAAGTTCAATCCCGCCACGTCCGTCGTCTCTGTTATCAAAGGAATAAAAATCCTCCTGACGAACTGGCAGTTTGTGTTGGCCTGA
- the kbtbd4 gene encoding kelch repeat and BTB domain-containing protein 4 isoform X1: MVLITANLSSKVKMESSEDSGLSVEGSVGEENYFLGYTFTDRSHSSRVVKSIMDLCLEDGLFADVTVIVETKEFHLHRLVLSAQSSFFRSMFTSNLKESHNRSIELKDVSAAVFQLLVDYIYHGTIKLRVEDLQDTYEMADMYQLTALFEECSRFLSRTVEVKNCLQVMWLADRHSDQELYTAGKHCAKIHLAQLHHTEEFLNLPLCLLLDIIKDGVPSSQNPKVAIESWINHNKVEREEFSSILQENLKEIGENVHIYLIGKEETRTHSLAVSLHCDEDDAVSVSGQNSLCHQITAACKHGGDLYVVGGSIPRRMWKCNMHTMDWERCAPLPRDRLHHTMVSVASEDAIYSLGGKTLQDTLSNAVIYYTVKDNMWTETSPLDTAVSGAAGVNLGGTIYLLGGEENDMDFFTKPSRLIQCFDTSSQKCQIKAYMLPFAGCMHAAVHMDVIFIVAEGDSLVCYNPLLESFTRLRFPEVWSCVPSLWKVASCNGCIYVFRDKCKKGDANTLKFNPATSVVSVIKGIKILLTNWQFVLA, from the exons ATGGTGTTAATcacggctaatctctcatctaaag TAAAGATGGAGTCCAGTGAGGATTCTGGCCTCAGCGTGGAGGGTTCTGTGGGAGAAGAAAACTACTTCCTGGGATACACTTTCACCGATCGCTCCCACTCCAGCCGAGTGGTGAAGAGCATCATGGACCTGTGCCTGGAGGACGGTTTGTTCGCTGACGTCACCGTTATCGTGGAGACCAAAGAGTTCCACCTGCACCGCCTGGTTCTCTCTGCACAGAGCAGCTTCTTCCGCTCCATGTTCACCTCCAACCTCAAAGAGTCCCATAACCGATCCATTGAGCTGAAGGACGTCAGCGCTGCCGTGTTCCAGCTGCTGGTCGACTACATCTACCACGGAACCATCAAACTGAGGGTGGAGGACCTGCAGGACACGTACGAGATGGCCGACATGTACCAGCTGACGGCTCTGTTTGAAGAATGCTCCCGTTTCCTGTCCCGCACAGTGGAAGTGAAGAACTGTCTGCAG GTGATGTGGCTTGCAGACAGACACAGTGACCAGGAGCTGTACACGGCTGGTAAACACTGTGCTAAAATCCACCTGGctcagctgcaccacactgaagaGTTTCTCAATCTGCCGCTCTGTTTGCTCCTGGACATCATTAAAG ACGGCGTTCCAAGCTCCCAGAACCCAAAAGTAGCCATCGAGTCGTGGATAAACCACAACAAGGTGGAGAGAGAGGAGTTTTCTTCAATCCTCCAAGAAAATCTCAAG GAGATTGGTGAGAATGTGCACATCTATCTGATCGGTAAGGAGGAGACGAGGACTCACTCGTTGGCTGTGTCGCTGCATTGCGACGAGGACGACGCGGTTAGCGTTAGCGGCCAGAACAGTTTATGCCATCAGATTACCGCTGCCTGTAAACACGGAGGCGACCTGTACGTGGTGGGCGGGTCCATCCCTCGCCGCATGTGGAAGTGTAACATGCACACTATGGACTGGGAGCGCTGTGCCCCCCTGCCCAGAGACCGCCTCCACCACACCATGGTTTCAGTTGCCTCTGAGGATGCCATCTACTCCCTGGGAGGCAAAACGTTGCAGGACACTCTGTCCAACGCCGTCATCTACTACACGGTGAAGGACAACATGTGGACGGAGACCAGCCCACTGGACACTGCAGTGTCGGGGGCTGCTGGGGTCAACCTGGGGGGGACCATCTACCTGCTGGGGGGGGAGGAGAACGACATGGACTTTTTTACCAAGCCTTCGCGTCTCATCCAGTGCTTCGACACCTCCTCACAAAAGTGCCAGATCAAAGCATACATGCTGCCGTTTGCGGGCTGCATGCACGCCGCGGTGCACATGGATGTGATCTTCATCGTTGCAGAGGGAGACTCTCTGGTGTGCTACAACCCTCTGTTGGAGAGCTTCACACGCCTGCGCTTCCCCGAGGTGTGGAGCTGCGTTCCCTCCCTGTGGAAGGTTGCTAGCTGCAACGGCTGCATTTACGTCTTCAGGGACAAATGTAAGAAAGGAGACGCCAACACGTTGAAGTTCAATCCCGCCACGTCCGTCGTCTCTGTTATCAAAGGAATAAAAATCCTCCTGACGAACTGGCAGTTTGTGTTGGCCTGA
- the kbtbd4 gene encoding kelch repeat and BTB domain-containing protein 4 isoform X2, translated as MFACAVKMESSEDSGLSVEGSVGEENYFLGYTFTDRSHSSRVVKSIMDLCLEDGLFADVTVIVETKEFHLHRLVLSAQSSFFRSMFTSNLKESHNRSIELKDVSAAVFQLLVDYIYHGTIKLRVEDLQDTYEMADMYQLTALFEECSRFLSRTVEVKNCLQVMWLADRHSDQELYTAGKHCAKIHLAQLHHTEEFLNLPLCLLLDIIKDGVPSSQNPKVAIESWINHNKVEREEFSSILQENLKEIGENVHIYLIGKEETRTHSLAVSLHCDEDDAVSVSGQNSLCHQITAACKHGGDLYVVGGSIPRRMWKCNMHTMDWERCAPLPRDRLHHTMVSVASEDAIYSLGGKTLQDTLSNAVIYYTVKDNMWTETSPLDTAVSGAAGVNLGGTIYLLGGEENDMDFFTKPSRLIQCFDTSSQKCQIKAYMLPFAGCMHAAVHMDVIFIVAEGDSLVCYNPLLESFTRLRFPEVWSCVPSLWKVASCNGCIYVFRDKCKKGDANTLKFNPATSVVSVIKGIKILLTNWQFVLA; from the exons ATGTTTGCGTGTGCAGTAAAGATGGAGTCCAGTGAGGATTCTGGCCTCAGCGTGGAGGGTTCTGTGGGAGAAGAAAACTACTTCCTGGGATACACTTTCACCGATCGCTCCCACTCCAGCCGAGTGGTGAAGAGCATCATGGACCTGTGCCTGGAGGACGGTTTGTTCGCTGACGTCACCGTTATCGTGGAGACCAAAGAGTTCCACCTGCACCGCCTGGTTCTCTCTGCACAGAGCAGCTTCTTCCGCTCCATGTTCACCTCCAACCTCAAAGAGTCCCATAACCGATCCATTGAGCTGAAGGACGTCAGCGCTGCCGTGTTCCAGCTGCTGGTCGACTACATCTACCACGGAACCATCAAACTGAGGGTGGAGGACCTGCAGGACACGTACGAGATGGCCGACATGTACCAGCTGACGGCTCTGTTTGAAGAATGCTCCCGTTTCCTGTCCCGCACAGTGGAAGTGAAGAACTGTCTGCAG GTGATGTGGCTTGCAGACAGACACAGTGACCAGGAGCTGTACACGGCTGGTAAACACTGTGCTAAAATCCACCTGGctcagctgcaccacactgaagaGTTTCTCAATCTGCCGCTCTGTTTGCTCCTGGACATCATTAAAG ACGGCGTTCCAAGCTCCCAGAACCCAAAAGTAGCCATCGAGTCGTGGATAAACCACAACAAGGTGGAGAGAGAGGAGTTTTCTTCAATCCTCCAAGAAAATCTCAAG GAGATTGGTGAGAATGTGCACATCTATCTGATCGGTAAGGAGGAGACGAGGACTCACTCGTTGGCTGTGTCGCTGCATTGCGACGAGGACGACGCGGTTAGCGTTAGCGGCCAGAACAGTTTATGCCATCAGATTACCGCTGCCTGTAAACACGGAGGCGACCTGTACGTGGTGGGCGGGTCCATCCCTCGCCGCATGTGGAAGTGTAACATGCACACTATGGACTGGGAGCGCTGTGCCCCCCTGCCCAGAGACCGCCTCCACCACACCATGGTTTCAGTTGCCTCTGAGGATGCCATCTACTCCCTGGGAGGCAAAACGTTGCAGGACACTCTGTCCAACGCCGTCATCTACTACACGGTGAAGGACAACATGTGGACGGAGACCAGCCCACTGGACACTGCAGTGTCGGGGGCTGCTGGGGTCAACCTGGGGGGGACCATCTACCTGCTGGGGGGGGAGGAGAACGACATGGACTTTTTTACCAAGCCTTCGCGTCTCATCCAGTGCTTCGACACCTCCTCACAAAAGTGCCAGATCAAAGCATACATGCTGCCGTTTGCGGGCTGCATGCACGCCGCGGTGCACATGGATGTGATCTTCATCGTTGCAGAGGGAGACTCTCTGGTGTGCTACAACCCTCTGTTGGAGAGCTTCACACGCCTGCGCTTCCCCGAGGTGTGGAGCTGCGTTCCCTCCCTGTGGAAGGTTGCTAGCTGCAACGGCTGCATTTACGTCTTCAGGGACAAATGTAAGAAAGGAGACGCCAACACGTTGAAGTTCAATCCCGCCACGTCCGTCGTCTCTGTTATCAAAGGAATAAAAATCCTCCTGACGAACTGGCAGTTTGTGTTGGCCTGA